The DNA sequence CCGCCATTTGGATGCGGGGCATTCGTCCCGGGAATCAGTACTCTATGCTTATCGACATTGCGGAAAGGCGATGATTCAGACATCACTGATTTGCGGCCTCGGCCTGCTTGTGTTTGCTCTGAGCAGTTTTGTACCTACATCCCGGTTTGCCTGGATGATGGCGGGACTGTTAATGATGGCCCTGCTGGGCGATCTGATCGTCCTGCCTGCTCTGCTTTTAAGCCCTCTGGGACGATGCTTTGAGCTTAAACCTGAGACAGATCACAATCATTAATCAAAGCGGCTTCAATAGTCAGCCCAGGACCAAAGCCCAGCATGACACAAGGTAAGCGTGCCTGTTCTGCCTTTAGTTTCTTGAGAATAAACAACACCGTTGGAGAAGACATGTTTCCATAACGTGCCAGAACTTCTCGGGAAGGACTGAGCAGAGATTCCTCAAAACCAACTGTTTCCGCGACCGCACTCAGAATGCGAGGGCCGCCAGGATGAATCGCCCAACTACCGACATCTTCAATGTTCATTCCCTGTTGCAGTAGCCATTGCTTGAGCCAGGGACGCAGATTTTGATGGATCAGATCCGGGATGCGGGGGGAGAGTGTCATCTCAAAACCATTGTTGCCGATGCGCCAGCTCATCATCTCTTCGGAGTCCGGTACGATCGTTGATCCGGATGCGATCAGCTGCCAATGATCAACAACCTCTCCAGAAGCCTGCTTTCCCACAACGGCCGCAGCACCATCCGCAAACAACGCATTCGCTACAATTTTATCCGGACACCAGCCGTACTGCTGATGCAGGCTGCACAATTCAACCGCACAGACCAGAACTCTTGCCTGGGGATCATTGTCTGTAAATGCCTTGGCAATCCGCAACCCGTTTAAGGCACCATGACAGCCCATAAATCCGACGTGTGTACGGGCCACATCTGCTGTCAGACCCAGTTCTCTAACTAGCGCAATATCAAAACCGGGAGCGCTGAATCCACTGCACGAAACTGTGATCAGTTGGGTAATCTCACCAGGGGCTACCTGACTAGCCTGCAACGCTGCTTCCACTGCCGAAACGGCAAGAGATGCTGCATTCGATTCATATGCCTGCATCCGCTGTGATGTCGTTGGCCCCTGATCAGACTCTGATTCTGCGGGAGGATAGAAACTCTGTCGTGCCATCTCACCATTGGTGCTGCTCTCCAGCACGACACTGTGTCGTGTTTTAACACCGGCTCTTCGATACAGAACTGGCAGTAACCGCCTCTGCTGTTCTGTTGATTCCGCCGAACAGCTGAGTGCCTCCGCATGTGTGGCGGCTTCAATCTGCTCGATTGAATGCACTGGATTGACTGTTCCGATTCCAAGAATTTCAAAACTCATCTGTAATACTCGATCTCGCTACAATTGCGATTTAATGATTTAAGCTGGCAACGATGGGCCGGGCCACATTGGGAAACCAGCGAAACAACCGCAGTCCAACGTTGATTGCTGTTGGAGAGCGTAAAAGCTGAGACAGATAGCGGCACCAGTGTGAGCGTCCCTCTGTTAAAGTCTGATGCGTGTGCAACCACTGCTGTTCGAGAGATTGATCCCAGTCCTGCAATCCGTTCAACGCGATACGTACAGCAGCAACCCCTTCCGATATCGCATTTGACATTCCTTCTCCGGTAAATGGCTCAAGATATCCGGCTGCATCCCCCACCAGTAACAGCCGATGGGAGGCAGGCCGCACCGTTTTTCTGGTCAATGGGATCGTCCCTTTCAGATTCATACTTCTCATCACCGGAGGAACAGGATACCCTGATTCTTCCATGATGCTCATCACTGCGGCAGTTGGACTCTGCTGCTGTTTAATAAATTCACGATCGATGGCAGAAGCCACGTTCAGTTGATTCGACTCGACACGTGCCAACCCCACATAGCCGTGCCTGTGGATTGCCATATGAATCGTGCCCGCAGGATAATCTGAGATTTGATCACCGGGCAAGATGACTCCTGCACCAATTCGAGAATCTTGAGAAATCTTACTTTCAAACTCTCCACAATGTTTCAGGCTGGGATGACCAAGACCATCTGCTGCTAATACAACTCGCGCTCGTGCCACTCCACATAATGCTCCCTGCTGAAATAGATCAATTTTGCGAGTGAAACCAGAAATTGCTTCGTTACATACCAGTGCCTTCGTCTCAGCAAGAAAATTGACTCCTGACTGCTGAGCCATTCGAACCAGTTGAAGGTCCAATGCAGAACGGGAGACTGCCATTCCTCCGGGCAGGGGAATCTTTAATGCCCGTCCCTTGTAACGCATTTCAAACTGATCTAAGGGAACGGCATCGAGTTCATCGAGGGCTACTGCCAAACCTGCTTCCTGTAACGCATTCACAGCTCTCTGATTGAGACAACCGCCACAGACTTTGTAACGTGGAAACACTTTTTTTTCGATGAGAAGTGTTTTGAATCCTGCCCTGGCTGCCTGATGAGCCGCTACAGTACCCGCAGGTCCGGCACCAATGACAAGTATATCCCACTCTTGCCTGCTCGCATCCGCGATACTAATTGACTTAAGAGCAGTCATACCCGACTCCACTCCAGCAGAAATCTTTGAGGCCAGTGTCGGGATATTTGAACCTGGTTTAAGCCCGCCTGTCGGGCCAACTGTTCTGTCTCGTCAATTGAAAAGGCCGCTGCGACGGAAATAGGACCATCAGTGTGTACAATTGGCGAACGCGTTAATAAACGGCAGCCACACCAGGCCAGCCAGTACCCCAGTCGGGTCCTGCGCAGATCATTTATCAGCAATAAATGCCTGGTTGATTCTGACATCCATTGCATCAGTTGTACCGCCTGGGGTTCATCGAGATGATGCAGAAATAGCGAACACATCACAAGATCGTATCTACGTTCTGCCGGTTCCTGGAAAATATCACTCTGGAAAAAATGAATCTTCTCCAACCCTTTCTGTTGAGCCCTTTCGGTCGCGTGTCTGACGGCATATTCACTGATGTCACATCCGGAGATTTCGATATCCAGTCCCGTCTGCCGGGCGCGCATCGCCAGATCGATACTGACATCGCCCCCTCCACTGGCAATATCCAGGATCTTCACAGGTCTCTGATCAATCGTCTGAGCCAGCTTTGACAGAGGCCCCCAGAAGATGGAACTACTGCGGCTGAACCAGTTCACGCGACTCAAGCCAGTAAGTGCACTACCATGCTCAGCATCACTGAGTCCCGGCTGATCCATCAATTCCGGCTCGCGTTGCCGAATCTGTAAATTCATAATCCCTCTGAATTTCTGACGCGCTTACAATCGCGGTTCCGTGTGAGTCTTCACGAATATCATAATACTACTATTTCAATAGTATTTCATTGAGGTGGATCTTCGTTAAACCTTGTTGTTCTGTCAAGATAAGTCTGATCCTGATTGGTTTATCTAGTGTCCACTTATTATAGAAAATCAGAGTGGAATCGGTATCAGTAAAGTTCAAATATCACAATTCAGAGCGAGTAATGTGTCTGATTCGGTTCGTAAATGATTCCTCGAACTTCTCACTATACATCCATCTCTGCATTGTCTATTTTAAGATGAATCTTACATTTTCAATCCGATATACTGATATCGCATCCTGACGACAGGCAGATCTTCTCCTATGTCTTCCTTTCCGACATTTCTCGAATCACTGTTTGATGATGGACATGTTCTGGTTCCAGAAATCGAACCACTTCAGGAAGAGGAACTCCTGGATGCGAGAGAAGTCATCAGCAATTTTGAGAAGCTATATCGACTGGAATTACCTCGAGAGATCCCCTCCCTCGATATCCCTCTGGCTGAACGAGCCGCAGTTTTGTTTTATCGTGCCTGTCAATTTGTCGTTATGCGCAATGCGCCCCCTCAGCAACTCGATGAAGAATTAAAAGAGATACAATATTTCCCTGATACGCCTGAGTCACATTATGCAGTCGATCTGGTATTCCGATTCCTGCCTGATCTGTTTCGCCTTTCAAAATCAATGATGGAAAATGACCCGCTACTGAAACATCTGAATGACTGGGCGAACCGCTGGCCTTTATCGTCTGTCGGCATTAAAGAGATTTCTGTACCGTTCCCGATTGAGGGTTTCGTAGATTGTCCCGGACTGCTCCGCCTTTATTGCGACCGCATCCTGGCAAGAAACGATGTCTCACGCCTGGCTGATCCTCGCGTGAGAACACTTGTCGAGGCATCCTGGGGAATGTATTCTGAACTTGCGCCCAATATCCACAATCACATCCAACATGAAATAAAACAGCAAGATGGACCAGACAATTGAGCCGCAGTCTGAAGAGTTGGCACTCAGCCAAAAGCTGAAAGATACGATTCTATCACCCATGAAACAGACATTTGTGGGTAAGGATGAAATCATTGATCTGCTCGGCATCTGCCTGGTAGCACGTGAGAACCTCTTTTTGCTGGGCCCCCCGGAACTGCCAAAAGTGCGCTGGTGCAGGATTTGTCTCGACGGATTGAAGGCAATATCTTTGACTATCTCCTCACTCGATTTACCGAACCCAACGAGATTTTCGGACCTTTTGATATTCGCAAACTCCGTGAAGGTGAACTGATCACGAATACTGAGGGGATGTTGCCGGAGGCCACTTTTGTATTCCTGGATGAGCTGCTCAATGCCAATAGCGCAATTCTGAACAGCCTGTTGATGGTACTCAATGAACGTATCTTCCGAAGGGGACGTGAGACGAGGGCACTGCCGACCCTGATGGTAGTCGGAGCCAGTAATCACCTGCCCGAGGATAGTGCACTGGGCGCGTTGTTTGACCGCTTTCTGGTCCGTGTGCGTTGTGATAATGTCGAACCTGATCAGTTGTCACAGGTATTGACGGCTGGCTGGAAAATGGACGTAAAGCGTGAACAGACACAGGGCACCATGTCTATTGATGAGATTCGCAGCTTGCAAAACACCCTCGCGCAGGCAGACTTCAGTCAGGTCCAGTCTGATTATGTCGCGTTGATTCATCGCATGCGAAAAGCAGGAATTGATGTCTCGGACCGCCGCGCTGTTAAACTGCAGCGTCTGCTGGCTGCCAGTGCGATTCTGTCCGGAAGACTCAAAGTTAACCGTACTGATTTCTGGATTCTCCGTTCCATCTGGCACACGGAAGAGCAGATTGAAATCCTGGCCTCGCTGGTAAATGATGCCCTTGAGAAGGCAGATGAAACGGAAAAACAGTCAGGACATCCCCGTTCACGTTCCACAGACGTTCCCGACCCCGAATTACTGGTTCGTGATATCGAGCAACTGGAACAACGCTGTGATGACGAAAGTCTCACAGAGATCGAACGAGCTCAGTTACAGGATCAGGTTACCCTACTTGCGTCGCGTTGTCAGTGGGTAGAATCGGATCAACAGAAAACGTTTCTTACTGAAAAAATCGATAAACTGCGTGAACGACTGCATTCGCTCTCAGATTAAGTCGGCGATTCGATCAAAATAGTTCATTCCGGACAGATCAATGACAACACAGTGGGTACTGCGCCTCCCTGCAGAGCAATCGAAATCGCTGAGCTCACTCCGCCTGGAGAAACAGATTCAGGCTAGCACCCTGGACCAGGAAATCTGGCTCCGTGGTTCAATGCTGGATGAGAATCTCACACGAACACTGCGATCAATTCCCGACAGTGAACTTTTTGATCTGCAAAAAGACGCGCAACTCATTCCCGCCGGTCGCCATGTCCCCCTGGGCTATCTGCCAGACACGGAATGGCTGCCACTTCCGGAATGGTTAACCGTACAACTGCAGGCTCCCGCCCTGGCTGGAAAGACAGACGACCGTATCTCGTTTGAGCTGGTGCGCAGTCAACAGAATCTGAAGGCGAACGTATTGCTGACAACGCTTGTCAATTTAAAAAAACTCGTTGATTGCGATTCCCAGATCCGTTTGAAACCATTGCAATACGCGGTCGACAGTCAGCAACGGACCATTATTCGGGGTGCTCCCCTGCCCTCAATTGAAGGATCTTTTTTCTGTGAACAAAAGGGGATCGCTGTCGCAGCGGGCTGGGTATGGTCTCCTCAGGTAGATGTAGATGTTCTACATTCACTGTTCAAGCTTAATCCGGGTGATGTTGTATTACTTCACGCGGATCAATCACGCGAGTTTATTGGCGCGGACCAGTTCACTCCATTAACACGCTCCTCTGTCAGATTGACACTTCAGCGGTTTGATAACACTTCGTCCTCTGATCCAGTATGAGAGGGAATAATTATCTTCATGAGTGACCTCAGCAAAGATATTCGCAAATACCTGATCCCTTCCCGGGACGCATTCTGGAAGTGGACTGATGCAGGAGAAGTGATTGCCTGGCAGGATGGAAGTACAATCCTGTTTCGACAGGAACTGGAGGAAATTCTTTCGCACCTTGCTCCGCAGGGACTGCCTCCATTAGACCTGTTATTAATTCTGTTGGCGGGGATGCGAGATCCGATTCATGACCTGGAACGGCTTGAAGCACAGGTCAAAGATTTCGCCTCGCTTTCCCCTGTCGTTTCCAAAACGGAAGCTCTCTCATCCACACAGGGAATCCTGGAATCAGGTCTGAAAAAAGTTCAGCAATTGCCTGGTGAACTACGTTCCCGGGCACAGGGTAAAGCACTGGTTGCAGAATGCGTATTTGATTTCTCAAGCCAAAGGACGTCTCCTGAACTGGCACGAGCTATCGTCGAAGAAGTCTCCTCAGGACTGGAGGAGATAATCTTTGACCCGATATTTGAGAGCATTCAAGGCAAACTCTCCCAGCGATTGACGCTCAAGGAAGTCAGTCATTTCCTCAATGGACTGGAACAGCTTGATGCAGAAAAATTAAGGCTGCGCGAGACTACCGGGCTGGATGAATTGCCTCTCCCAGATGCTCTGGACATCCCCTTTGCGGATCAGGTTCGACAACTCATCGCGGAATTGAAAGAAGATCGGGAACACAGTGGCCTGG is a window from the Gimesia benthica genome containing:
- a CDS encoding methyltransferase domain-containing protein gives rise to the protein MNLQIRQREPELMDQPGLSDAEHGSALTGLSRVNWFSRSSSIFWGPLSKLAQTIDQRPVKILDIASGGGDVSIDLAMRARQTGLDIEISGCDISEYAVRHATERAQQKGLEKIHFFQSDIFQEPAERRYDLVMCSLFLHHLDEPQAVQLMQWMSESTRHLLLINDLRRTRLGYWLAWCGCRLLTRSPIVHTDGPISVAAAFSIDETEQLARQAGLNQVQISRHWPQRFLLEWSRV
- a CDS encoding type III polyketide synthase, with the protein product MSFEILGIGTVNPVHSIEQIEAATHAEALSCSAESTEQQRRLLPVLYRRAGVKTRHSVVLESSTNGEMARQSFYPPAESESDQGPTTSQRMQAYESNAASLAVSAVEAALQASQVAPGEITQLITVSCSGFSAPGFDIALVRELGLTADVARTHVGFMGCHGALNGLRIAKAFTDNDPQARVLVCAVELCSLHQQYGWCPDKIVANALFADGAAAVVGKQASGEVVDHWQLIASGSTIVPDSEEMMSWRIGNNGFEMTLSPRIPDLIHQNLRPWLKQWLLQQGMNIEDVGSWAIHPGGPRILSAVAETVGFEESLLSPSREVLARYGNMSSPTVLFILKKLKAEQARLPCVMLGFGPGLTIEAALINDCDLSQV
- a CDS encoding NAD(P)/FAD-dependent oxidoreductase, which codes for MTALKSISIADASRQEWDILVIGAGPAGTVAAHQAARAGFKTLLIEKKVFPRYKVCGGCLNQRAVNALQEAGLAVALDELDAVPLDQFEMRYKGRALKIPLPGGMAVSRSALDLQLVRMAQQSGVNFLAETKALVCNEAISGFTRKIDLFQQGALCGVARARVVLAADGLGHPSLKHCGEFESKISQDSRIGAGVILPGDQISDYPAGTIHMAIHRHGYVGLARVESNQLNVASAIDREFIKQQQSPTAAVMSIMEESGYPVPPVMRSMNLKGTIPLTRKTVRPASHRLLLVGDAAGYLEPFTGEGMSNAISEGVAAVRIALNGLQDWDQSLEQQWLHTHQTLTEGRSHWCRYLSQLLRSPTAINVGLRLFRWFPNVARPIVASLNH